A window of Synechococcus sp. MEDNS5 contains these coding sequences:
- a CDS encoding cellulose binding domain-containing protein, whose protein sequence is MARIQVGNFSQDITNFDPANDQLDFGNISVHSLILGEEPNGTATIVYPWQPNQFQRILGANGQGIQWSDLSESNFAPVGNEHLRGDIGGVFSWEKGIGPAFDSGNPDRESTVYIRSHERDSVTTIENFDPVTDKINFLYFGTRERLSVVNEGADLVISSEPIGQRFVFKGVQKEQLIGANLEFHFDQIQEDLLDRAFGFQPEQLSLVDRTMLFTPEGGPTDGFQTRVGAFVTASGEAPGQPRSLEESTRQIQERAEQQEVAEQTSQDMGSEMDMPMDTGIDMGMDMGMDMDMGMDVGMDMGMDMDMTPPDLTKVVMNLPGGSNVHNSCLQLEVDGSLWWGGGMGGNLIVRNPMGFAVDDWEVSFLTPHDQFQSWAGNATVEDVGNGLNRVTFTPADWNDSIPANGEISISFNAQGEGMPNSGSLTRSNFFAPAQASMTMEMGMETGMNMSMGMDTSAMTPDVITGQVMDAVNPLASQSLELIGNDSGYAIARGDETIALVRRSGKALSDATSDRWDFLAAKDAFGGGFRVLAEGEGDRDGQFRVFRFDEEGELFGRGRWISEEKAISRGLEAGFATDLNGDGELTGVSGFPMPGMVMADQGMTV, encoded by the coding sequence ATGGCTCGCATTCAAGTCGGCAATTTTTCTCAGGACATCACCAACTTTGATCCAGCGAATGATCAGCTGGATTTCGGCAACATTTCTGTTCATAGCCTGATTCTCGGTGAGGAACCTAATGGAACGGCCACAATCGTTTATCCATGGCAGCCCAATCAGTTTCAGCGGATTCTTGGAGCAAATGGTCAGGGAATTCAATGGAGTGACCTGAGTGAAAGCAATTTCGCTCCCGTGGGCAATGAGCACCTGCGGGGAGATATTGGTGGCGTTTTCTCCTGGGAAAAGGGCATTGGCCCTGCCTTTGATTCTGGAAATCCTGATCGAGAGAGTACGGTCTATATTCGCTCGCATGAACGTGACAGTGTCACGACGATTGAGAATTTTGATCCTGTCACCGACAAGATCAATTTCCTCTACTTCGGAACGAGGGAGCGTCTTTCAGTAGTGAATGAAGGCGCAGACCTGGTGATCAGCTCTGAGCCAATCGGTCAGCGTTTCGTTTTCAAAGGGGTACAGAAAGAGCAGCTGATCGGTGCCAATCTGGAATTCCATTTCGATCAGATCCAGGAGGATCTTCTCGATAGAGCATTCGGCTTCCAGCCTGAACAACTGTCCCTGGTGGACCGCACCATGCTCTTCACGCCAGAAGGTGGTCCTACCGATGGTTTTCAAACGCGAGTAGGGGCATTTGTGACGGCCTCCGGAGAAGCTCCTGGTCAGCCCAGGAGCCTGGAAGAGAGCACGCGTCAAATTCAGGAACGTGCTGAACAGCAAGAGGTTGCTGAACAAACATCTCAGGACATGGGTTCCGAAATGGACATGCCCATGGACACGGGAATCGATATGGGAATGGACATGGGCATGGATATGGACATGGGCATGGATGTGGGCATGGATATGGGAATGGATATGGATATGACGCCTCCGGATCTAACCAAAGTGGTGATGAATCTGCCTGGTGGTTCGAATGTGCATAACAGCTGCCTTCAGTTGGAAGTGGATGGATCCCTTTGGTGGGGCGGCGGCATGGGCGGTAATCTGATTGTCAGAAATCCCATGGGATTTGCCGTCGACGACTGGGAGGTTTCTTTCCTCACTCCCCATGACCAGTTTCAGAGTTGGGCTGGTAATGCAACTGTTGAGGATGTAGGAAATGGTCTCAATCGTGTGACGTTTACTCCTGCTGATTGGAATGACAGCATTCCTGCCAATGGTGAGATTTCCATCAGCTTCAATGCACAGGGTGAAGGGATGCCCAATAGCGGCTCGCTGACCCGGAGCAATTTCTTTGCTCCCGCCCAGGCGTCGATGACGATGGAGATGGGAATGGAGACGGGAATGAACATGAGCATGGGAATGGACACGTCTGCTATGACGCCCGATGTCATCACTGGCCAGGTGATGGATGCAGTCAATCCCTTGGCCTCACAGTCGCTCGAGCTGATTGGCAATGATTCTGGCTATGCCATTGCCCGTGGTGATGAGACCATCGCTCTTGTTCGACGCTCCGGTAAGGCGTTGTCGGATGCCACGTCAGATCGGTGGGACTTTCTTGCTGCAAAGGATGCATTCGGTGGTGGCTTCAGGGTTCTTGCCGAAGGCGAGGGAGATCGTGATGGTCAATTCCGAGTGTTCCGTTTCGACGAGGAGGGTGAATTGTTTGGCCGCGGGCGTTGGATCTCTGAGGAGAAAGCCATTAGCCGCGGTTTGGAAGCGGGCTTCGCTACCGACTTGAATGGCGATGGAGAGCTCACGGGCGTTTCGGGCTTCCCCATGCCTGGGATGGTCATGGCTGATCAGGGGATGACTGTCTGA
- a CDS encoding glycosyl hydrolase family 18 protein — protein MHSHQEHEEGEHSSDDHAGNDHSGGHNHGYHAGNLHLQASGSLYWGGMSGTLTITNTSESAIDNWSVSFETPHSDFQSWAGAAQLEALDGGGYRVTLTPAAWNSTIGAGESIDVSFNAVSAGLANSGPLTSALFFTDSAGESSGSESDSDPNPDAGAQTPQGDSVTEGGTGDEAPVSDAPARVFEVDVYSGEVTDFRPGIDRLDFGGQSVHNLILGKTEEGYVTFLSPWNDAQKMTLVGVTYDQLALEDYGVVGNEHLRQDLGGVVSWELGVGEKDANTTYIRSHEYGKVETITDFDPATDKISFLYYGTRELLSVEQVGADLVIATEPTGQTFIFKNTNLSDIPSASLEFHFDQIVEDNLEIPFDRSVESLTLKDRTATGLGLLTPEAPAGELTDGSQTRAGDAAVNAQPPHDSHSMGDHESMEHDPDPDPDPDPDPDPDPDPDPDTNTQSDPNLSALEVSATITGGWSGTFAGNVTVTNTTGASVGTDWSVSFVSDAPLKSVSNFEFTNTLRDDGRYAITLSPKSWSAPLAAGASQSSYYQGSGDFVDPNQAFDLASTANVAPGASEQSESVEADESLDVGTTAPQASTVTEASTVTEGGTVTIDYERPDGTTDKRVVTYFEEWGIYTRDINLSDVDGQSMTHMNYSFFDVKADGSITLFDEFAALQKRFPQADQVSRTFTSDEYDAVALELRDVYENSGRYTTTQSGDSITVASVPVGWNGVGTNDAGNFEQLRRFKELNPEVNLGFALGGWTLSDEFSTAYATQEGRDKFVSETVRIFETYDFFNVVDFDWEYPGGGGKAGNAVSASDGANFELVLRDLRTALNDLSEETGRDFEVSIATAGGEEKLANLNLEGIDPYVDFYNVMTYDFHGGWESITGHQAAMTGDANNYDVTGAVDVFESAGVDLSKVVLGAPAYTRAWGNVSDGGTFGYQQPGSGRDAEGSFEAGVYDYKELLDDVVTGARTLYWDDDNKAAFLYDGDEWSSFETTATIAGKAAYVEEKGLGGMMFWALSNDAEGEASLVNAADDLLRQGVSYAEVVGRAPAFDFIVGGDGVFGLDDFLLLA, from the coding sequence ATGCACTCGCATCAGGAGCACGAGGAGGGGGAGCATTCCAGTGACGATCACGCTGGTAATGATCACTCAGGTGGGCATAACCATGGCTACCACGCCGGCAACCTTCATCTGCAAGCCAGTGGATCCCTTTATTGGGGGGGCATGAGTGGAACGCTCACGATCACCAACACATCCGAAAGTGCAATCGACAACTGGTCGGTGAGCTTCGAAACGCCCCACAGTGATTTCCAGAGCTGGGCTGGTGCCGCACAGTTGGAGGCCCTCGATGGAGGTGGCTACAGGGTGACGCTGACTCCTGCGGCCTGGAACAGCACGATTGGTGCAGGTGAGAGCATCGACGTCAGCTTTAACGCTGTCAGTGCCGGTCTGGCGAACAGCGGACCATTAACGAGCGCACTGTTCTTCACCGACTCGGCCGGGGAAAGTTCGGGGTCTGAATCGGATTCAGATCCCAATCCTGATGCTGGCGCCCAGACTCCTCAGGGTGACAGTGTCACCGAGGGCGGCACCGGTGATGAAGCACCGGTGAGCGATGCACCAGCACGCGTTTTCGAGGTCGATGTTTATTCAGGGGAGGTCACCGATTTCCGGCCTGGCATCGATCGTTTGGATTTCGGCGGCCAGTCTGTCCACAACTTGATTCTCGGTAAGACGGAAGAGGGCTATGTCACCTTTCTGAGCCCCTGGAATGACGCTCAGAAAATGACCCTCGTGGGGGTGACCTACGACCAGCTGGCCCTTGAGGACTATGGCGTGGTTGGCAATGAACACCTGCGTCAAGACCTCGGTGGCGTTGTGTCCTGGGAGTTGGGCGTCGGCGAGAAGGATGCCAATACCACCTACATCCGTTCTCATGAATACGGCAAGGTCGAGACCATCACCGACTTTGATCCAGCCACTGACAAGATCAGTTTTCTCTATTACGGCACCCGAGAGCTCCTTTCGGTGGAGCAGGTCGGTGCCGACTTGGTGATTGCGACTGAGCCCACCGGGCAGACCTTCATCTTCAAGAACACCAACCTGAGTGACATCCCCAGCGCCAGCCTGGAATTCCATTTCGACCAGATCGTTGAAGACAACCTGGAGATCCCCTTTGATCGCTCGGTTGAGTCGCTGACGCTCAAGGACCGCACCGCCACCGGCCTTGGCCTTTTGACTCCTGAGGCTCCTGCCGGTGAGCTGACGGATGGATCCCAGACCCGGGCCGGCGATGCGGCGGTGAATGCGCAGCCTCCCCACGACAGCCATTCCATGGGCGACCACGAATCGATGGAGCATGACCCCGACCCCGACCCCGACCCCGACCCCGACCCCGACCCCGACCCCGACCCCGACCCCGACACCAACACCCAAAGCGATCCCAATCTCTCGGCTCTGGAGGTGTCCGCCACCATCACCGGTGGTTGGTCGGGGACCTTCGCTGGAAACGTCACAGTCACGAACACGACCGGTGCGTCTGTCGGCACGGACTGGTCGGTGAGCTTTGTCTCCGATGCACCCCTCAAGAGCGTCAGCAACTTCGAGTTCACCAACACGCTTCGTGACGATGGACGGTATGCCATCACCCTGTCGCCCAAATCTTGGTCAGCACCCCTGGCTGCGGGCGCCTCACAAAGTTCTTACTACCAAGGATCCGGCGATTTCGTCGATCCGAATCAGGCCTTTGATCTTGCCTCCACCGCCAACGTGGCTCCTGGTGCTTCTGAACAGTCTGAAAGCGTTGAGGCGGACGAGTCCTTGGATGTTGGCACCACAGCCCCTCAGGCCAGCACCGTCACCGAGGCCAGCACCGTCACTGAGGGCGGCACCGTCACAATCGACTATGAGCGCCCCGATGGCACAACTGACAAACGGGTGGTGACCTACTTCGAGGAGTGGGGCATCTACACCCGTGATATCAACCTCTCGGATGTCGACGGTCAGTCGATGACCCACATGAACTACAGCTTCTTTGATGTGAAAGCGGATGGGTCGATCACCCTGTTCGATGAATTTGCGGCTCTGCAGAAACGTTTCCCTCAGGCCGATCAAGTCAGCCGCACTTTTACCTCCGATGAATACGACGCTGTGGCATTGGAGCTGCGGGATGTCTATGAAAACTCAGGGCGCTACACCACTACGCAGAGCGGTGACTCCATCACGGTGGCCTCGGTTCCTGTGGGTTGGAACGGGGTTGGCACGAACGATGCGGGCAATTTTGAGCAGTTGCGTCGCTTCAAGGAACTCAATCCGGAGGTCAACCTCGGCTTTGCCCTCGGTGGTTGGACGCTCTCCGATGAGTTCAGCACCGCTTACGCCACCCAGGAGGGTCGCGACAAGTTCGTGAGCGAAACCGTGCGTATTTTCGAGACCTACGACTTCTTCAATGTGGTCGATTTCGATTGGGAATATCCAGGCGGTGGCGGCAAGGCCGGCAATGCGGTCTCTGCCAGCGATGGCGCCAACTTCGAGCTGGTTCTGCGCGACCTGCGCACGGCCCTGAATGATTTATCGGAAGAGACCGGGCGTGACTTTGAGGTGTCGATTGCCACGGCCGGTGGAGAAGAGAAGCTGGCCAATCTCAACCTCGAAGGAATTGACCCTTATGTCGATTTCTACAACGTGATGACCTATGACTTTCATGGCGGTTGGGAGAGCATCACGGGCCATCAGGCGGCGATGACCGGGGATGCCAACAACTACGACGTCACCGGGGCTGTCGATGTTTTTGAGAGTGCTGGCGTGGATCTGAGCAAGGTGGTGTTGGGGGCTCCCGCTTACACCCGCGCCTGGGGCAATGTGTCTGATGGGGGAACCTTCGGCTATCAACAACCTGGCTCCGGTCGTGATGCCGAGGGTTCGTTCGAGGCCGGTGTCTACGACTACAAGGAACTGCTCGACGATGTTGTGACGGGCGCTCGAACTCTCTACTGGGATGACGACAACAAAGCCGCGTTCCTCTACGACGGGGACGAGTGGAGCTCGTTCGAGACCACTGCCACCATTGCGGGTAAGGCGGCTTACGTGGAAGAGAAGGGTCTCGGTGGAATGATGTTTTGGGCGCTCAGTAACGATGCTGAAGGGGAGGCCAGCCTGGTGAACGCTGCAGACGATCTGCTTCGCCAGGGGGTCAGCTATGCCGAGGTGGTCGGGCGCGCTCCGGCGTTTGATTTCATCGTCGGTGGTGATGGGGTATTCGGTCTCGACGACTTCCTTCTCCTTGCCTGA